CTTGGATAATAGCCCGGATCAGGCATGGTTACTCCAAATCCGGAATGCATTTTATAAAAATAGAAGTTTTTTATTCCCTTGATATAGTCATTATAATAATCTCTGTATTTTTCTCCTGTTTTTGCATCCGTCACCAGGTGGTAAAGCCTCACAAGGGTAATGTCGCCCTCGCCAAACAGCTTTGAGAAATAGATCATTTTTATCCCTGATTTCATCTGAAGCTCTATTCCGTCTTTGGTCACAATTGCCTTTTTGTATTTAAATTTTTTGCTGTTCTTCGCTGTGTCTGTAATGGAAACACATTTATCATTCAGAATATGGCTTATGGTTTCCAGCGCCTGGTCCATACTACTCAACGTTTTTGGCTGGTAAACATAGGTTTTTAAGGTCTCCTGTTCCTGAGCACCCAGGTTTGAGCTTAACAACATTAAGCCGATAACAAAAACACTAAAAATGGGTAGGTGAAATTTTGTCTTTTTCATCATGAATAGGAATTAGGTCAATAAAGGCACAACATACTTTCAAAGCGCTGATAATAGGAATCAAAGATAGAAAGTTACAGCGACATTTGCAAACAGGATTGCGAAAGATG
The sequence above is drawn from the Microbacter margulisiae genome and encodes:
- a CDS encoding tetratricopeptide repeat protein, whose protein sequence is MMKKTKFHLPIFSVFVIGLMLLSSNLGAQEQETLKTYVYQPKTLSSMDQALETISHILNDKCVSITDTAKNSKKFKYKKAIVTKDGIELQMKSGIKMIYFSKLFGEGDITLVRLYHLVTDAKTGEKYRDYYNDYIKGIKNFYFYKMHSGFGVTMPDPGYYPSCNAELADALFTIEKAMNSQNQQSRLEAFKQVAEQYRALKTKPVQTEEQRKYVVQATFFAQQKKFPQAIELYKKALFVDSTAFPIVYYDLANIYAETQSYSAAIFYMKEYLMLVPDASGARAAQDKIYEWEAIVNPPQ